TCAACAATTGATGCAATGAAGAGGGCACAGCTCCGGACTTATGATTCCACGGCCTTCCAAGCAAAACATTGTAAACACTAGGAAAGTGCATAACTTGGCAAGCTATTTGAAACTGTGCAGGCCCCATCTCGATGACTAAATCCACTTCTCCTATAGGTTCTCTTTGTGCTCCATCAAAACCTCTAACtatggtccctgaaggcctcaacTTGATATCTTGCAAtcctagcttttccaaggtgctccaaggacagatattaagcgCAGATCCATTGTCAATCAACACCTTTGGCAAAATTTTTCCGTTGCATCTCACAGTTATGTACAGAGCCTTGTTATGTTCAATGCCTTCCGCCGGTAACTCATCATCagagaaagtgatttgttttgtaaataatACACTCCCAACCATATGTGAGAAATTAGCAACTGAAATGTCCTTAGGGATTTGGGCTTTGGTCAACACTTCGAGCAACGCATCCCTATGCATATCCGAAGAAAAAAGCAAATCCAACATGGATATCTGGGCGGGCGACTTGCTTAGCTTCTCGACTACATTATATTCACTTCTTTGCAGCCTTTTAAGAAAATCCAAGGCTTCCTCCTCAGTAACTGTTGGTTTAGCGGGCAGTTCGGGGTTATTTGTTTGAATCGGAATGGTAGCTCCAAACGGATTTGCAATCCTCCCTGATCTGGTGACCACTGACACCTCTTCCTTGGCAACTGACTTTTCTCCAATTTGTATGACAGGTTCATCATAGTTCCATGGCACTCGCTGCAAACTCAGAACAGGCTCCTGCTCTGGGAATTCGATGACCACTGGCTCCAAAGCCTTGCTTTCAGCTAGAGTgagatccaaaataaaagacatTTTATCTTCCTCAAACGGTTCATCTTCTATTATGAATGGTCGGTCTGTGACTCCAAATACCTCAGCTTCCCTTGCCAATTTTTGGGCTAGCTCGTCATACTCTGCGTCGTCCAGAATGACCCCAATGGTATTAGCATGTTCCGGCAAGGGGTTCCTATTTATATTCGGCCCTTGTGCCTCCCTTTTCCTAATTACAATTTCTCCAGCTTCAATCATATCCTGAACTTTATGCTTAAGAGCCTTGCAATCCAAAGTTGAATGTCCGGgtgcccctgaatgataagcacagacagctTGCGGGTCATACCAAGCGGGCATGCCATATGGATAGGTAGGAGGGGTTACCATACTAATTTTTCCGGCGGCCTTTAActggtcatacaattggtctagaggcctgcctaaattggtaaatgtacggctagggggtcggttgtaaggttcagggggttgaggatggttgtaaacaggtctatttgggGGAGGAAATCTTGGATTATATGGAAggcgaggtcggttttggggCGGATTTGGTTGAGGAATTTGAAAAGGAGCTAAAGGTGggttaggatagcttgggcgaggtcgaaGGTGGTGGATATTGGTGGTATATACATGGTGCGGGTTTGAATAATAAGGGTAATGTGGTTGGTAGGTTGGATTGGGTTGGTATCGGGGTTTGGGTGAAGGGTTCTGGTTCCAGATAAAAGTTGCCTCCCCCTCTTTCTTCTTAAACTGCGGCTTCTTTCCACTGCTCCCCTGCCCTTGCAAAGTTTCTACTTGTGATTTTAAGGTAGAAACGTTAACAATTTTTCTGACTctcacaaaatcatcatattTCTCGAGTTTATTCACAATCGCAGCAAATGTGCACCCGGTCATACGGAAGATTTCTTCGAAGTATGGAGGATCATGCGCTTTTATGAAAGTGCGAATGATTTCATCTTCGGTCATCGGAGGCTCAACCTTGGCAGCTATCTTCCTCCATCTTTTGGCgtatgtcttatgatcttcagatggtcgcCTCTTGGTGCCTTCCAAAGTAGTTCTGGTCGGTGCTAGCTCGCAGTTATATTCGTATTGTCTGATGAAGGCGTTGGACAGATCAAGCCAAGTCTTCACCTCCTCTGGCTTTAAGTTTAATACCAATCGAGGGCGTCTCCTTCTAGACTCTCTGGAAACAATCTTAATGGCAAGTTTTCATCATCCACCGGtctgcccaacttgttggcaaacaaacGCAAGTGCGTCTTAGAATTGCCCGTACCATCATATTTATTGAACTTCGGGGTCTTGAATCCCACGGGCAACTGTACATTTGGAAACAGGCACAGATCATCGTAGTTTAACAccccttgtttgcttaaaccttggcttttccggATGAACTCATCAAAACGATCCAACCGCTTAAGTAACTTCAGATTAATCAGGGCAGACGACTCTCCTACTTCTGGTTTGGTTTGAACAGTATGGTCTGGCACAACAGGCTCTGCGGTAGTCTGATAAAAGGCTTGTGGATCTGGAGGCATGTTTGGACCACCTTAACCACCTTGAGGCCGAAACCCTTGCCCATAGGGAGGATAgaacggaggattttgagtTTAAGTATTTAGCGGGTTGAAAACTccctcaaaagtggtttgaattggaggaatgacaaatggttcggattccGGTTGTTTGATGGGCGGAGGCTCgggctgcactccgctactgatgagctcgtcgatcaacttcttttgggcgaccatttcagatgccatttccccaaatttggtgagtaattcagtcaactgaaccccgggaCTTGTGGCTTCCGGTTGGGTAGTTGCAGCGGTCTTATCAGACGATTCTGgctgagtactcatgtctacacgattcttTTGGGCTTTACTTTtggatcgcgtaataatggggcttttccgagaagctattttgaaattttacctGAAAACACGAAATGGCTCGCTTTTAGATTTAGCCCTGGCTTAGCTTTTtccacaaaaacaaaacaaagaaaaaggaaaagacaagagttagtagatgttccaaaaattcggatgcatgtcctatcgggggggccctttttgtgccaagggtaggcctagcatgatgcaacaccttcgaaaTGGGACCCGTAACACAACCTGTTTTTGACAACAATTCCAAATGAGTGCAAAAGAAAATTGCTTTCATTGATAAACTtgccaatatttacatcatgTCATAAAGACGATTCCGTACAAAATTGTCAAAACTTCTAAGCCTATCTAATACAGAGTCCCTGGTTTCTCTAGCATATGGAATTCTAACACGTTCAGCTTGGTCATATAACTCTCCGCATTTCCTTTTCAGCTCTTGACGCTTTTCTCGttcattttcatacaattgcttgTTTTGCTCCGCCATCCCTTTATATGCTTCGACAGACTTACTTAATTGCAGAATTTCCTTATCCCTTGCTTCGATAATGGCTTTCAACCTTCCCACCTCCTCGGTTGGTTCATCTTGTGTTTCTTGTGTGGCGGACCTTCTCACCCAGTCTTCGTATTGCGGAGTGGTTAATCCCCTTTGCTTGAGTTCCGGGATGTATTGAAATCTCTCGTCATCCGATAGTGTCACCCATGCCTCGATAATCTGGTCTTTCATAGGGAGCTCGTTTGGGCACATTCCTTTACTGAAAACGACGGTAAGCCTACTCATATCAACCACAGGCGGCACTTCTTGTGTACGTCCTAACTGTCTGAGGAACCTCTTTGGAGTGTATGCGGCGATTCCTTGGGTACCCAATAGGAGAACAAAATCTGACACTTTAGTGCGGAGTATCGGCCTAAGGCAAACCGTCCAGTCTAATACCCATCTAATGTCTTGATCTGGCAACATCTCTAAGTATTTGACACATTCAACCGCATCGTTCGGCAGACCCCCTTCGTTGACTCGCTTATGATGCGTGATTACCCAATTATACCCAGCTACTGGCAGACTTTCCGGAACGGACGCTCGTCTCTTAAAATGTTCTAGGGCCCAGATGTGCAAAACTATATTAGCCCCGTAGAAgaactttttccctttctggCAGTTGGTACAAGCTAGAAAAATGTCCGCAAGGATGGTCGGGATTATGGTGCATTGTTTACTTCGGATTCCTGAAAAGAGGTCTTGTATAACCTTTGCTACCTTGAAAGCTATTTTCTGATCTCTTCTCGGGAAGAAATAAACTCCTGCCATAACTATCGCATACACCACTGGCCTTTTGCGTTCCCAAACATCCTTGGATGTGAATGAAAAATCTTCCCTATATCTCTCGAACTCATTTCGTAGTGCAAAATGCTCAAACAAAGTGTTCACGGGGACTGCCTGATCCGACCCTCGCAATACAGCCTCTCTCAATCCTATGATCTTGCAAAATTCTATCTTGTCTGAAACGTATGGGAAAATTAAGGCGGTTCCATGCAAGGGTAAATTGAAGAGGCCGGCTATTTCCTCAAGTGTCACTGTCATGTGCTTATTGCCTACCCTAACGGCCGAACATTCCGGATCCCAAAGATGTACCAATGTTTCTACTACATAGCCATTGGGCTTGATCTCCTTAAGGTCTCCAATTGGCCCTAAATATTGAGCTACTTGATGTAATTCGCTAGGTAGCATAAGGGCAGGCCATCTTTGAATCT
The DNA window shown above is from Coffea arabica cultivar ET-39 chromosome 5e, Coffea Arabica ET-39 HiFi, whole genome shotgun sequence and carries:
- the LOC113722701 gene encoding uncharacterized protein, whose protein sequence is MPPDPQAFYQTTAEPVVPDHTVQTKPEVGESSALINLKLLKRLDRFDEFIRKSQGLSKQGVLNYDDLCLFPNVQLPVGFKTPKESRRRRPRLVLNLKPEEVKTWLDLSNAFIRQYEYNCELAPTRTTLEGTKRRPSEDHKTYAKRWRKIAAKVEPPMTEDEIIRTFIKAHDPPYFEEIFRMTGCTFAAIVNKLEKYDDFVRVRKIVNVSTLKSQVETLQGQGSSGKKPQFKKKEGELKAAGKISMVTPPTYPYGMPAWYDPQAVCAYHSGAPGHSTLDCKALKHKVQDMIEAGEIVIRKREAQGPNINRNPLPEHANTIGVILDDAEYDELAQKLAREAEVFGVTDRPFIIEDEPFEEDKMSFILDLTLAESKALEPVVIEFPEQEPVLSLQRVPWNYDEPVIQIGEKSVAKEEVSVVTRSGRIANPFGATIPIQTNNPELPAKPTVTEEEALDFLKRLQRSEYNVVEKLSKSPAQISMLDLLFSSDMHRDALLEVLTKAQIPKDISVANFSHMVGSVLFTKQITFSDDELPAEGIEHNKALYITVRCNGKILPKVLIDNGSALNICPWSTLEKLGLQDIKLRPSGTIVRGFDGAQREPIGEVDLVIEMGPAQFQIACQVMHFPSVYNVLLGRPWNHKSGAVPSSLHQLLKFIVNDKLITIFAEQDCLVIADSGSKEDGSQNATVTPHSTADIVSVSWITKEERALSKASVI